One genomic region from Pseudomonas sp. R5-89-07 encodes:
- a CDS encoding multidrug efflux RND transporter permease subunit, translated as MSGSRSPSAWCVDHPVATLLLTFALVLLGIIAFPRLAVAPLPEAEFPTIQVTAQLPGASPDTMASSVATPLEVQFSAIPGMTQMTSSSALGSSLLTLQFTLDKSIDTAAQEVQAAINTASGKLPSDMPSLPTWKKVNPADSPVLILSVSSDSMPSTELSDYVETLLARQISQIDGVGQINITGQQRPAIRVQASPDKLAAVGLTLADIRLAIQQSSLNLAKGAIYGANSVSTLATNDQLFHPDEYGQLIVSYKNGAPVQLRDIAKVINGSENAYVQAWSGDTPGVNLVISRQPGANIVDTVDRIQQALPRLEAMLPATVQVSVLTDRTKTIRASLHEVEMTLLIAILLVVAVMALFLRQLSATLIVSAVLGVSLVASFALMYVMGFSLNNLTLVAIVIAVGFVVDDAIVVVENIHRHLEAGLGKREAAIKGSGEIGFTVVSISFSLVAAFIPLLFMGGVVGRLFKEFALTATSTILISVVVSLTLAPTLAALFMRAPTHHAHAKPTFSERLLAGYARNLRRALAHQRTMAAIFVVTLALAVVGYVFIPKGFFPVQDTGFVLGTSEAAADVSYPDMVAKHKALADIVKADPAVQAFSHSVGVTGSNQTIANGRFWIALKDRADRDVSASQFIDRIRPQLAKVPGIVLYLRAGQDINLSSGPSRAQYQYVLKSNDGPTLNTWTQRLTEKLRGNPAFRDLSNDLQLGGSITHISIDRQAAARFGLTATDVDQALYDAFGQRQINEYQTEINQYQVVLELDRQQRGKAESLNYFYLRSPLTNEMVPLSALARVDPPSVGPLSISHDGMFPAANLSFNLAPGVALGDAVIMLNQAKNEIGMPSTIIGNFQGAAQAFQSSLASQPWLILAALVAVYIILGVLYESFVHPLTIISTLPSAGLGALIMLWLLGQDFSIMALIGLVLLIGIVKKNGILMIDFALEAQRVRGLAPEEAIYEACVTRFRPIIMTTLAALLGAVPLMLGSGPGAELRQPLGIAVVGGLLVSQALTLFTTPVIYLYLEKFFHRPTPALPLATPH; from the coding sequence ATGAGCGGCAGCCGCTCGCCCTCGGCCTGGTGTGTCGATCACCCGGTCGCCACCCTGCTGCTGACCTTTGCGCTGGTGCTGCTGGGGATCATTGCCTTCCCGCGCCTGGCCGTGGCGCCACTGCCGGAAGCGGAATTTCCGACGATCCAGGTCACCGCCCAGCTGCCCGGCGCCAGCCCGGACACCATGGCCTCGTCGGTGGCGACTCCGCTTGAAGTGCAATTCAGCGCCATCCCCGGCATGACCCAGATGACCTCCAGCAGCGCCCTGGGCTCAAGCCTCTTGACCCTGCAGTTCACCCTGGACAAAAGCATCGACACCGCCGCCCAGGAAGTCCAGGCCGCGATCAACACCGCATCGGGCAAGCTGCCCAGCGATATGCCAAGCCTACCGACCTGGAAGAAGGTCAACCCGGCCGACAGCCCGGTACTGATCCTCAGCGTCAGCTCCGACAGCATGCCGAGCACCGAACTGAGCGACTACGTGGAAACCTTGCTGGCGCGCCAGATCAGCCAGATCGACGGCGTCGGCCAGATCAACATCACCGGCCAGCAGCGCCCGGCGATTCGCGTGCAGGCCTCCCCCGACAAACTCGCGGCGGTCGGCCTGACGCTGGCGGACATTCGCCTGGCCATCCAGCAGTCAAGCCTGAACCTGGCCAAAGGCGCGATCTACGGCGCCAACAGCGTGTCGACCCTGGCGACCAACGATCAATTGTTTCACCCCGACGAATACGGCCAGTTGATCGTGTCCTACAAGAACGGCGCGCCGGTGCAGCTGCGCGATATCGCCAAGGTCATCAACGGTTCGGAAAACGCCTACGTACAGGCCTGGTCCGGCGATACACCGGGGGTCAACCTGGTGATTTCGCGCCAGCCGGGGGCGAACATCGTCGACACGGTCGACCGCATCCAGCAAGCACTGCCGCGCCTGGAAGCCATGCTGCCGGCCACGGTGCAGGTCAGCGTATTGACCGACCGCACCAAGACCATCCGCGCCTCACTGCATGAAGTGGAAATGACCCTGCTGATCGCCATCCTGCTGGTGGTGGCGGTGATGGCGTTGTTCCTGCGCCAACTGTCGGCGACGCTGATTGTGTCTGCCGTGCTCGGCGTATCGCTGGTGGCCAGTTTCGCGCTGATGTATGTGATGGGCTTCAGCTTGAACAACCTGACCCTGGTGGCCATCGTGATTGCCGTGGGCTTTGTGGTGGACGATGCGATTGTGGTGGTGGAGAACATTCACCGTCACCTGGAGGCGGGCCTGGGCAAGCGCGAAGCGGCGATCAAGGGCTCGGGTGAAATCGGCTTTACCGTGGTATCCATCAGCTTCTCGCTGGTGGCGGCATTTATTCCGCTGCTGTTCATGGGCGGCGTGGTCGGGCGGCTGTTCAAGGAATTTGCGCTGACGGCCACCTCGACCATCCTGATTTCGGTGGTGGTCTCGCTGACCCTGGCGCCCACCCTCGCCGCGCTGTTCATGCGTGCGCCGACCCATCACGCCCACGCCAAACCCACCTTCAGCGAGCGCCTGCTGGCCGGTTATGCGCGCAACCTGCGGCGTGCCCTGGCCCATCAACGCACCATGGCGGCGATCTTCGTGGTGACCCTGGCCCTGGCCGTGGTCGGCTACGTCTTTATCCCCAAGGGATTTTTCCCGGTGCAGGACACCGGCTTTGTGCTCGGCACCAGCGAGGCGGCGGCCGATGTGTCGTACCCGGACATGGTCGCCAAGCACAAGGCACTGGCCGACATCGTCAAGGCCGACCCGGCGGTGCAAGCCTTCTCCCACTCCGTGGGTGTCACCGGCAGCAACCAGACCATCGCCAACGGCCGCTTCTGGATTGCCCTGAAAGACCGCGCTGACCGCGACGTTTCCGCCAGCCAGTTCATCGACCGCATCCGCCCGCAACTGGCGAAGGTGCCAGGCATCGTGTTGTACCTGCGCGCCGGCCAGGACATCAACTTGAGCTCCGGCCCCAGCCGCGCCCAGTACCAGTATGTGCTCAAGAGCAACGACGGCCCGACGCTGAACACCTGGACCCAGCGCCTCACCGAAAAACTGCGCGGCAACCCGGCGTTCCGCGACCTGTCCAACGACCTGCAACTGGGCGGCAGCATCACCCACATCAGCATCGACCGCCAGGCCGCCGCACGTTTCGGCCTGACCGCCACCGACGTCGACCAGGCCCTCTATGACGCCTTTGGCCAGCGCCAGATCAACGAGTATCAGACCGAGATCAACCAGTACCAAGTGGTGCTGGAGCTGGACCGCCAACAGCGCGGCAAGGCGGAGAGCCTGAACTATTTCTACCTGCGCTCGCCGCTGACCAACGAGATGGTGCCGCTGTCGGCGCTGGCCAGGGTCGACCCGCCCAGTGTGGGGCCGTTGTCCATCAGCCATGACGGCATGTTCCCCGCCGCCAACCTGTCGTTCAACCTGGCCCCCGGCGTGGCGCTGGGGGATGCAGTGATCATGCTCAACCAGGCCAAGAACGAGATTGGCATGCCCAGTACCATCATCGGCAATTTCCAGGGCGCGGCGCAGGCGTTCCAGAGTTCGCTGGCCAGCCAGCCCTGGCTGATCCTCGCGGCACTGGTCGCGGTCTATATCATCCTGGGCGTGCTGTACGAGAGCTTCGTGCACCCGCTGACGATCATTTCCACCTTGCCCTCGGCGGGCCTGGGTGCGCTGATCATGCTGTGGCTGTTGGGGCAGGATTTTTCGATCATGGCGCTCATCGGCCTGGTGCTGCTGATTGGTATCGTCAAGAAAAACGGCATCCTGATGATCGACTTCGCCCTGGAGGCCCAACGCGTACGCGGCCTGGCGCCTGAGGAAGCGATCTACGAGGCCTGTGTGACGCGGTTCCGGCCGATCATCATGACCACCCTCGCCGCCCTGCTGGGCGCGGTGCCCTTGATGCTCGGTTCAGGCCCCGGCGCGGAGCTGCGCCAGCCATTGGGCATCGCGGTGGTCGGCGGCTTGCTGGTGAGCCAGGCGCTGACGCTGTTCACCACGCCGGTCATATACTTGTACCTTGAAAAGTTTTTCCATCGGCCCACACCAGCGCTCCCGCTGGCGACCCCACACTGA
- a CDS encoding YkgJ family cysteine cluster protein, producing MNTHFSCVGCGKCCSDHHVPLTLDEARHWAADGGNVIVLVEGFLASGLGLPQQQREHAERRSVVVPSGDTQAWVAITFAAYNAGRCRNLDDDNRCSIYERRPLVCRIYPMEINPHIPLNPSAKECPPESWEQGPALIVGGELMDAELAELIRRSRQADRDDVQTKEAVCALLGIRTTALKGDGFTAYLPDMQAFTQAITLATTQPITANEWVFHVSGMDIAEQLLDAGAQIATEVPANYAFIPLRAA from the coding sequence ATGAACACTCACTTTTCCTGCGTAGGTTGCGGCAAATGCTGCTCCGATCACCACGTGCCCCTGACCCTCGACGAAGCCCGACACTGGGCGGCGGACGGCGGCAATGTGATTGTTCTGGTTGAAGGTTTCCTCGCCAGCGGCCTGGGTTTGCCCCAGCAGCAGCGCGAACATGCCGAACGCCGTTCAGTGGTGGTGCCCAGCGGCGACACCCAGGCATGGGTGGCAATCACCTTCGCCGCCTACAACGCCGGACGCTGTCGGAATCTTGACGATGACAATCGCTGCAGCATCTACGAACGACGCCCGCTGGTGTGTCGGATCTATCCGATGGAGATCAATCCGCACATTCCGCTGAACCCGAGCGCCAAGGAATGCCCGCCAGAATCGTGGGAACAGGGGCCGGCGTTGATTGTCGGCGGCGAGCTGATGGATGCTGAACTGGCTGAATTGATTCGCCGTTCACGCCAGGCCGACCGTGACGATGTGCAGACCAAAGAGGCCGTGTGTGCCTTGTTGGGGATCCGTACCACAGCGCTCAAGGGCGACGGCTTCACGGCGTACCTGCCGGACATGCAGGCGTTTACCCAAGCCATTACGCTGGCAACCACCCAGCCCATCACGGCCAATGAGTGGGTGTTTCATGTCTCGGGGATGGACATTGCCGAACAACTGCTGGATGCCGGCGCGCAGATTGCCACCGAGGTGCCGGCCAACTACGCGTTTATCCCGTTGCGGGCGGCTTGA
- a CDS encoding transporter substrate-binding domain-containing protein: protein MALIHLCVALALLLSVEALAAPEPPRREIRFAVAAHFPPFQSRNRQGQLVGLNIELGTALCVQLNVHCTWVDQVVMENFPALDARQFDAIMGMAPTLSRQQWVNFSDDLYPITTRLVARKTSGLSPDRRSLKGKRVGVLVRSNREAFALSQWAPAGVIIESYWLNDQLVRSLVAGEIDATLQGAVEIREALLDTPEGMAFDFLGPPVSSDLLGNSVAIALRKTDTLLRAELNHALEELKQNGEYQRILQPYRLDTTPINPPNLKPPATG from the coding sequence GTGGCCCTGATACATCTCTGTGTGGCACTTGCCCTCTTGCTGTCCGTGGAGGCCTTGGCCGCACCCGAGCCGCCGCGACGCGAAATTCGCTTCGCTGTTGCCGCGCATTTCCCGCCCTTTCAAAGCCGCAATCGACAAGGGCAATTGGTGGGGCTCAATATCGAACTGGGTACCGCCCTGTGCGTGCAGCTCAATGTGCATTGCACCTGGGTCGACCAGGTCGTCATGGAAAACTTCCCCGCCCTCGACGCCAGGCAATTTGACGCGATCATGGGGATGGCTCCTACCTTGAGTCGGCAGCAGTGGGTCAATTTCAGCGATGACCTCTACCCAATCACCACTCGGCTGGTGGCACGCAAAACTTCCGGCTTGAGCCCCGACCGGCGCTCACTCAAAGGCAAGCGGGTCGGGGTTCTGGTCAGGAGCAACCGCGAAGCCTTTGCCCTGTCGCAGTGGGCGCCGGCGGGCGTGATCATCGAGAGCTACTGGCTCAATGACCAACTGGTGCGCAGCCTGGTGGCGGGCGAGATCGATGCGACGCTGCAGGGCGCGGTGGAAATCCGCGAGGCATTGCTCGATACGCCTGAAGGGATGGCTTTCGACTTCCTGGGCCCCCCGGTGTCGTCTGACCTATTGGGCAACAGCGTCGCGATCGCACTGCGCAAAACCGATACCTTGTTGCGCGCTGAACTCAACCATGCCCTTGAAGAGCTCAAGCAAAACGGCGAATACCAGCGCATCCTCCAGCCCTACCGCCTCGACACGACCCCGATCAACCCCCCGAATCTCAAGCCGCCCGCAACGGGATAA
- a CDS encoding N-acetyltransferase gives MAEYFQLLRRDLTGSLPAPQWPANTQLDHYRDELAPAIHAVLRMTQDQGGGRVASLEQWRRQFVTDAEFDPMLCLVASNADGILGVAHCWTSAFIRNLSVHPCAQGQGLGRALLLHAFHIFKQRGEPYVDLKVRETNLRARQLYESTGMRFVLRDVLAED, from the coding sequence TTGGCTGAGTATTTCCAGCTGCTGCGACGCGACCTTACCGGCAGCCTGCCCGCACCGCAGTGGCCGGCCAATACGCAGCTGGATCACTACCGCGATGAACTGGCCCCGGCGATTCACGCGGTGTTGCGCATGACCCAGGATCAGGGCGGTGGCCGTGTCGCGAGCCTTGAGCAATGGCGCCGGCAATTCGTTACCGATGCCGAGTTCGACCCCATGCTATGCCTGGTGGCCAGTAACGCCGACGGCATTCTCGGCGTGGCCCACTGCTGGACCAGTGCCTTTATCAGGAACCTGTCGGTACATCCCTGCGCCCAGGGCCAGGGGCTTGGCCGAGCGTTGTTGCTTCATGCCTTCCACATATTCAAACAGCGCGGCGAACCTTATGTGGATCTCAAGGTGCGGGAAACTAATCTGCGCGCTCGGCAGCTGTATGAAAGCACAGGCATGCGATTCGTCCTACGCGACGTGCTAGCCGAGGACTGA
- a CDS encoding efflux transporter outer membrane subunit has product MPRRISRELKTLSVWALSLAISGCIGTGGIGPQAESLDANHLATDEAIQSAASDAHWPTVHWWQAYGDPQLDRWVELATQGSPTMAMAAARVREARAMAGVAESAESLQIDSDTALKRHNWPKDQFYGPGELSGATTWDNNSSLGLSYALDLWGRESNATERAVDLAHMSVAQARQAQLELQNNVVRAYIQLSLHYANRDIVAATLTQQEQILDLANKRLDAGLGTHLDVSQAQTPLPETHRQLDALDEEIALSRNQLAALAGKGPGEGAQLQRPRLSLAAALKLPSNLPAQLLGQRPDVVASRWQVVAQARGIDVAHAGFYPNVDLVGSLGFMATGGGMLAFLAGKKFSYNAGPAITLPIFDGGRLRAQLGEASAGYDSAVAHYNQTLVNALKVISDQLIRRESMDKQASFAAQSVASAQKTYDIATIAYQRGLTDYLNVLNAQTQLFRQQQVEQQVQAARLSAHAELVTALGGGLGAGDDVPQDGKTLPSKTPAALAVFDH; this is encoded by the coding sequence GTGCCGCGTCGCATCAGCAGAGAGCTGAAGACTCTCAGTGTTTGGGCTTTATCGTTAGCAATCAGCGGCTGCATCGGAACCGGAGGCATCGGCCCACAGGCCGAGTCCCTTGACGCCAACCATCTGGCCACCGACGAAGCGATCCAGAGCGCCGCCAGCGACGCTCACTGGCCCACCGTCCACTGGTGGCAGGCCTACGGCGATCCGCAACTGGACCGCTGGGTCGAACTCGCCACGCAAGGCAGCCCCACGATGGCCATGGCCGCCGCACGGGTGCGTGAGGCACGGGCCATGGCCGGGGTGGCTGAGTCGGCCGAGTCCCTGCAGATCGACAGCGACACTGCCCTCAAACGCCACAACTGGCCGAAGGATCAGTTCTACGGCCCCGGCGAACTGAGCGGTGCCACTACCTGGGATAACAACTCGTCCCTGGGCTTGAGTTACGCACTTGACCTGTGGGGCCGCGAAAGCAATGCCACCGAGCGTGCCGTCGACCTGGCCCACATGAGCGTCGCCCAAGCGCGTCAAGCCCAGCTCGAACTGCAGAACAACGTGGTGCGCGCCTATATCCAGCTGTCCCTGCATTACGCCAATCGCGACATCGTCGCCGCCACATTGACCCAGCAAGAGCAGATTCTTGACCTGGCAAACAAGCGCCTGGACGCCGGGCTCGGCACGCACTTGGACGTCAGCCAGGCACAAACCCCGTTGCCGGAAACCCACCGTCAGTTGGACGCGCTCGATGAGGAGATTGCCCTGAGTCGCAACCAACTGGCGGCGCTGGCCGGCAAAGGTCCGGGGGAGGGCGCGCAGTTGCAGCGCCCACGCCTGTCGCTCGCCGCCGCGCTCAAATTGCCGTCGAATTTGCCCGCGCAATTGCTCGGCCAGCGTCCGGATGTGGTTGCCAGTCGCTGGCAGGTGGTAGCGCAGGCGCGTGGCATCGACGTCGCCCATGCAGGCTTCTACCCCAACGTCGACCTGGTCGGCAGCCTGGGTTTCATGGCCACTGGTGGCGGCATGCTGGCGTTTCTTGCAGGCAAGAAATTCAGTTACAACGCAGGTCCCGCCATCACCCTGCCGATCTTCGACGGTGGGCGCCTGCGGGCGCAGCTGGGTGAAGCCAGCGCCGGTTATGACAGCGCCGTGGCGCATTACAACCAGACCCTGGTCAATGCGCTCAAGGTCATCAGCGACCAGTTGATCCGCCGCGAGTCCATGGACAAACAGGCCTCGTTCGCCGCGCAATCGGTGGCGTCGGCGCAGAAAACCTACGACATCGCGACCATCGCCTACCAACGCGGCCTCACCGACTACCTCAATGTGCTGAACGCCCAGACCCAGCTGTTTCGCCAGCAGCAGGTCGAGCAACAGGTGCAGGCCGCCCGCCTGAGTGCTCACGCCGAACTGGTGACCGCCCTGGGCGGTGGCCTGGGTGCCGGTGACGACGTACCGCAGGACGGCAAGACCCTCCCCAGCAAGACTCCGGCGGCGCTGGCCGTGTTCGATCACTGA
- a CDS encoding D-glycerate dehydrogenase, which produces MKKTVLAFSRVTPPMIERLQQDFEVIAPNPKLGDINAQFNEALPHAHGLIGVGRKLGREQLESAGKLEVVSSVSVGYDNYDVAYFNERGIMLTNTPDVLTESTADLAFALLMSSARRVAELDAWTKAGQWKASVGAPLFGCDVHGKTLGIVGMGNIGAAVARRGRLGFNMPILYSGNSRKSALEQELGAQFRSLEQLLAEADFVCLVVPLSDKTRHLISRRELGLMKSSAILINISRGPVVDEPALIEALQTQRIRGAGLDVYEKEPLAESPLFQLSNAVTLPHIGSATHETREAMANRALDNLRSALLGQRPQDLVNPQVWKG; this is translated from the coding sequence ATGAAAAAGACTGTCCTGGCCTTCAGCCGTGTCACCCCGCCAATGATCGAACGCCTGCAACAGGATTTCGAGGTAATCGCCCCCAACCCCAAGCTGGGCGACATCAACGCCCAATTCAACGAAGCCCTGCCCCATGCCCACGGCCTGATCGGTGTAGGCCGCAAGCTGGGCCGCGAACAGCTTGAAAGCGCAGGCAAGCTTGAGGTGGTATCCAGTGTGTCGGTGGGCTACGACAACTACGACGTCGCGTACTTCAATGAACGCGGGATCATGCTCACCAACACCCCGGACGTGCTTACCGAAAGCACCGCCGACCTGGCCTTCGCCCTGTTGATGAGCAGCGCGCGCCGCGTGGCCGAGCTGGACGCCTGGACCAAGGCCGGCCAGTGGAAAGCCAGCGTCGGCGCACCGTTGTTTGGCTGCGATGTGCACGGCAAGACCCTGGGCATCGTCGGCATGGGCAATATCGGCGCCGCCGTGGCCCGGCGCGGGCGCCTGGGCTTCAATATGCCGATCCTCTACAGCGGCAACAGCCGCAAGAGCGCGCTGGAACAGGAACTGGGCGCACAGTTTCGCAGCCTGGAGCAGTTGCTGGCCGAGGCGGATTTCGTGTGCCTGGTGGTGCCGTTGAGCGACAAGACCCGCCACCTGATCAGCCGCCGCGAGCTGGGGCTGATGAAATCCAGTGCGATCCTGATCAACATCTCCCGTGGCCCGGTGGTGGACGAACCCGCGCTGATCGAGGCCCTGCAAACCCAGCGCATTCGTGGCGCCGGGCTGGATGTGTATGAGAAGGAGCCGCTGGCCGAGTCGCCACTGTTTCAATTGAGCAATGCGGTGACCCTGCCGCACATCGGTTCTGCAACCCACGAAACCCGCGAAGCCATGGCCAACCGCGCCCTCGACAACCTGCGTAGCGCCTTGCTCGGCCAACGCCCGCAGGACCTGGTAAATCCGCAGGTGTGGAAGGGCTGA
- a CDS encoding LysR family transcriptional regulator, with protein sequence MDTLQNMRAFSCVAEAGSFTAAAVQLDTTTANVSRAVSNLEAHLQTRLLNRTTRRIALTEAGKRYLLRCEQILAYVEEAEAEASDAHARPAGQLKVHTMTGIGQHFVIDAIARYRRTHPDVTFDLTLANRVPDLLDEGYDVSIVLASELPDSGFVSQRLGITYSIACASPEYVKAKGCAQRPQDLLNHACLRLVSPVIQLDKWTFNGPEGQESVAVNSSPFLVNSADAMKTAITSGMGVGLLPVYAAIEGLRNGTLVRVMPNYRSQELNLYAIYPSRQYLDAKIKTWVEYLRGSLPEILAAHQAELVAYELSGSLSGARLAN encoded by the coding sequence ATGGACACTTTGCAAAACATGCGCGCCTTCAGTTGCGTTGCGGAGGCCGGCAGCTTCACTGCCGCCGCCGTGCAACTGGACACTACCACTGCCAACGTCTCGCGCGCGGTCTCCAACCTTGAGGCCCACCTGCAAACCCGCTTGCTCAACCGCACCACCCGCCGCATCGCGCTGACCGAGGCCGGCAAACGCTATTTGCTGCGCTGCGAGCAGATCCTCGCCTACGTCGAGGAAGCCGAGGCAGAAGCCAGCGACGCCCATGCGCGCCCGGCCGGGCAACTGAAAGTGCACACCATGACCGGCATCGGTCAGCATTTCGTGATCGACGCGATTGCCCGCTACCGCCGCACCCACCCCGACGTCACCTTCGACCTGACCCTCGCCAACCGCGTGCCGGACCTGCTCGATGAGGGTTATGACGTATCCATCGTGCTGGCCAGCGAGCTGCCGGACTCCGGTTTCGTCTCGCAGCGCCTGGGCATCACCTACAGCATCGCCTGTGCTTCGCCGGAATACGTCAAAGCCAAGGGCTGCGCACAACGGCCCCAGGACCTGCTCAATCACGCCTGCCTGCGGCTGGTCAGCCCGGTGATCCAGCTGGACAAATGGACCTTCAACGGGCCCGAAGGCCAGGAAAGCGTTGCAGTGAACAGTTCGCCGTTCCTGGTCAACTCGGCCGACGCGATGAAAACCGCGATCACCAGCGGCATGGGTGTCGGCCTGCTGCCGGTGTATGCCGCGATAGAAGGTTTGCGCAACGGCACGCTGGTGCGGGTAATGCCCAACTACCGTTCCCAGGAGCTGAACCTGTACGCCATCTACCCGTCGCGCCAATACCTGGATGCGAAGATCAAGACCTGGGTGGAATACTTGCGCGGTTCGTTGCCGGAGATCCTCGCGGCGCATCAGGCCGAACTGGTGGCGTACGAGCTAAGCGGCAGCCTCAGCGGTGCACGTTTGGCCAACTGA
- a CDS encoding efflux RND transporter periplasmic adaptor subunit, with the protein MHIKRNTALLVGALLVLAIAAWTLTRPAKARLAAPSAIPVRVVSVAQQDVPRFVSGIGSVLSLHSVVIRPQIDGILTQLRVKEGQQVKAGDLLASIDDRSIRASLDQARAQLGESQAQLQVALINLKRYKELSVDDGVSKQTYDQQQALVNQLKATVQGNQAAIDSALVQLSYTQIRSPVSGRVGIRTVDEGNFLRMSDTQGLFSVTQIDPIAVEFSLPQQMLPTLQGLIAAPDRASVDAYLGADTDGQTGDLLAEGHLSLIDNQISSTTGTLRAKAEFPNSAQKLWPGQLVTIKIQTAIDKNALVVPPTVVQRGLDSHFVYRLNGDKVEVVPVQVTYQNSAVNIIKGVQAGDLLVSDGQSRLKAGAQVEVLKEPPQVIQTADAKVQP; encoded by the coding sequence ATGCACATAAAACGAAACACGGCCCTGCTGGTGGGCGCCCTCCTGGTTCTGGCAATCGCCGCCTGGACCTTGACCCGACCCGCCAAGGCCAGGCTGGCGGCACCCAGTGCGATTCCGGTACGCGTGGTGAGCGTTGCGCAACAGGATGTTCCGCGGTTCGTCAGCGGCATTGGTTCAGTGTTGTCATTGCACAGCGTGGTAATCCGCCCGCAGATCGACGGCATCCTCACGCAGCTGCGGGTCAAGGAGGGCCAGCAGGTGAAGGCCGGCGACCTGCTGGCAAGCATCGATGACCGCTCGATCCGCGCCAGTCTCGACCAGGCCAGGGCGCAACTGGGGGAGAGCCAGGCGCAGCTGCAAGTGGCGCTGATCAACCTCAAGCGCTACAAGGAACTGAGTGTCGACGACGGCGTGTCGAAGCAGACCTACGATCAGCAGCAGGCACTGGTGAACCAACTCAAGGCCACCGTGCAGGGTAACCAGGCCGCGATTGATTCGGCTCTGGTGCAACTTTCCTATACTCAGATTCGCTCTCCCGTCAGTGGGCGCGTCGGCATTCGCACGGTGGATGAAGGCAACTTCCTGCGCATGAGCGATACCCAAGGGTTGTTCTCCGTCACCCAGATCGACCCGATCGCCGTTGAGTTCTCCCTGCCCCAGCAAATGCTGCCGACCCTGCAGGGCCTGATCGCCGCCCCCGACAGAGCCAGCGTCGATGCCTACCTCGGGGCCGATACCGACGGCCAGACCGGCGACCTGTTGGCTGAGGGCCACTTGAGCCTGATCGACAACCAGATCAGCTCCACCACCGGCACCCTGCGCGCCAAGGCCGAGTTCCCGAACAGCGCGCAGAAGCTGTGGCCGGGACAGCTGGTGACCATCAAGATCCAGACCGCCATCGACAAGAACGCTCTGGTGGTGCCGCCGACGGTGGTGCAGCGTGGCCTGGACTCGCATTTCGTGTACCGGTTGAACGGTGACAAGGTGGAAGTGGTGCCCGTGCAGGTCACCTACCAGAACAGCGCGGTGAACATCATCAAGGGCGTGCAGGCCGGGGACCTGCTGGTCAGCGATGGCCAGTCGCGGCTCAAGGCCGGCGCCCAGGTGGAGGTGCTCAAGGAACCGCCGCAAGTGATCCAGACCGCTGACGCCAAGGTGCAGCCATGA
- a CDS encoding chemotaxis protein CheV — translation MSTTKARADSLSLLLFTLRSGKLMAINLLKVSEIIPCPPLTKLPESHPHVKGIATLRGNSLAVIDLSRALGEMPLQDPDGGCLIVTDISRSKQGLHVQAVSKIVHCLTTDIRPPPYGSGGNRAFITGVTQVEGGLVQVLDIEKVIHGIAPAPIEAAPTDLTMEEAEVLGHARILVVDDSQVALQQSVHTLRNLGLTCHTARSAKEAIDVLLELQGTGEQINVVVSDIEMSEMDGYALTRTLRETPDFQQLYVLLHTSLDSAMNSEKARLAGADAVLTKFSSPELTKCLVVAAQTVAQQGL, via the coding sequence ATGTCCACCACCAAAGCCCGCGCAGACTCACTGTCGCTTCTGCTCTTTACCTTGCGCAGCGGCAAGCTGATGGCGATCAACCTGCTGAAAGTCAGCGAAATCATCCCCTGCCCTCCGCTGACCAAACTGCCGGAGTCGCACCCCCACGTCAAAGGCATTGCCACCTTGCGCGGTAACTCGCTGGCCGTGATCGACCTCAGCCGCGCCCTGGGCGAGATGCCGTTGCAGGACCCGGACGGCGGTTGCCTGATCGTCACCGATATCAGCCGTTCCAAGCAGGGCCTGCATGTGCAGGCGGTGAGCAAGATCGTGCATTGCCTGACCACCGATATCCGCCCACCGCCCTATGGCTCCGGCGGCAATCGCGCATTTATCACCGGGGTGACCCAGGTGGAAGGTGGCCTGGTGCAGGTGCTGGATATCGAGAAAGTCATCCATGGCATCGCCCCGGCGCCGATAGAAGCCGCACCGACCGACCTGACCATGGAAGAGGCCGAGGTGCTCGGCCATGCCCGTATCCTGGTGGTCGACGACAGCCAGGTGGCGCTGCAGCAATCGGTGCACACCCTGCGCAACCTCGGCCTGACCTGTCACACCGCGCGCAGCGCCAAAGAGGCGATCGATGTGCTGCTGGAGCTGCAAGGCACCGGCGAGCAAATCAATGTGGTGGTGTCAGACATCGAAATGTCCGAGATGGACGGCTATGCCCTCACCCGCACCTTGCGCGAAACCCCCGACTTCCAACAGCTCTACGTGCTACTGCACACCTCCCTGGACAGTGCGATGAACAGTGAAAAAGCGCGCCTGGCCGGTGCCGATGCGGTGCTGACCAAGTTTTCATCTCCCGAGCTGACCAAGTGCCTGGTGGTGGCGGCGCAAACCGTGGCGCAACAGGGTTTGTGA